The following proteins are co-located in the uncultured Draconibacterium sp. genome:
- a CDS encoding family 43 glycosylhydrolase, which produces MKIPSYYLAQVAVFNTFVKAGEFVGKMKRFALQIFALVFVAGIALVSCAPQTKKEAVSTYTNPVIRGDFPDPSIIRVGDTYYAAGTSCDFAPNYPIYESKDLINWERIGSVFNIPPAWSSDDFWAPELYFKDGTFFVYYTTKRKDNRIACIGVATTKDIRKGFTDHGIIIEWGEEAIDAFVFQDDDKKLYITWKAYGLTQGRDIEILASELSDDGMHLIGEHFTLTDFEKGWHGAGDEGQCLIKRNGYYYMFYSVGGCCDNRCDYRVRVSRSKNLRTGWEQYPEPILQGGEVWRCTGHGTLVSTVDKRYFYMYHSYNATDFEYIGRQGMIDEMFWNEETGWPYFKNGTASVSAPVPFPNTTQKIDSVFEDDFSTDKNLFFWAWDINYQEPKIKVANGELTINPKRNGVSFLGLRPNTGNYDLSAEVIPGDEWSGIGIYSNETNFLTLAVNESKLVLCQLKNGEKQILAEEQINKAGSVFLKYEAVAGRYFQFFWSENGEDWIPVKAGNDYQVDGTYIAQWGYSPRVGFIVQGKEDHSFRYSELKINYNY; this is translated from the coding sequence ATGAAAATACCTTCATATTATTTGGCTCAGGTTGCTGTGTTTAACACATTTGTTAAAGCAGGCGAATTTGTCGGAAAGATGAAACGTTTTGCCCTGCAGATTTTTGCTTTGGTCTTTGTGGCAGGGATTGCACTTGTTTCGTGTGCTCCTCAAACAAAAAAGGAGGCCGTTAGTACATACACAAATCCGGTCATTCGGGGCGATTTCCCCGATCCGTCGATAATCAGGGTGGGCGATACCTATTATGCGGCCGGCACCAGTTGCGATTTTGCGCCCAATTATCCAATTTACGAATCAAAAGACCTCATCAACTGGGAAAGAATAGGATCGGTTTTTAACATTCCGCCGGCATGGTCGTCGGATGATTTTTGGGCACCCGAGCTGTATTTCAAAGACGGAACATTTTTCGTGTATTACACCACCAAACGAAAAGACAACCGAATTGCCTGCATAGGTGTGGCAACTACAAAAGACATTCGCAAAGGGTTTACCGATCACGGAATTATTATCGAATGGGGCGAAGAGGCCATTGATGCCTTTGTTTTTCAGGATGACGATAAAAAACTCTACATTACCTGGAAAGCTTATGGTTTAACACAGGGCCGCGACATAGAAATTCTGGCTTCGGAACTGAGTGACGACGGAATGCATTTGATTGGCGAACATTTTACGCTTACCGATTTTGAAAAAGGCTGGCACGGTGCCGGCGACGAAGGGCAGTGTTTGATAAAACGCAATGGATATTACTATATGTTTTATTCGGTTGGAGGTTGTTGCGACAATCGTTGTGATTACCGCGTTAGAGTTTCCCGGTCTAAAAATTTAAGAACGGGCTGGGAGCAATATCCGGAACCTATTCTGCAGGGTGGTGAAGTGTGGCGTTGTACCGGTCACGGAACGCTGGTTAGCACTGTCGACAAACGCTATTTTTACATGTATCATTCTTACAATGCTACCGATTTTGAATACATTGGGCGGCAAGGGATGATCGACGAAATGTTCTGGAACGAGGAAACCGGCTGGCCGTATTTTAAAAATGGTACAGCTTCGGTTAGTGCTCCGGTGCCTTTTCCAAATACCACACAAAAAATAGATTCGGTTTTCGAAGATGACTTTTCCACCGATAAAAATCTGTTTTTCTGGGCCTGGGACATCAATTATCAGGAACCAAAAATAAAAGTGGCCAATGGCGAACTAACCATAAATCCAAAACGAAATGGAGTTAGTTTTCTGGGCCTGCGACCAAATACCGGAAATTATGATTTGTCGGCAGAAGTGATTCCGGGCGATGAATGGAGCGGTATTGGTATTTACAGCAACGAAACAAATTTCCTGACTTTAGCTGTAAATGAATCAAAACTTGTGCTTTGTCAATTAAAGAACGGTGAAAAACAAATTTTGGCCGAGGAACAAATCAACAAGGCAGGATCGGTATTTTTAAAATACGAAGCTGTTGCCGGGCGTTATTTCCAGTTTTTCTGGTCGGAAAATGGCGAAGACTGGATTCCGGTAAAAGCAGGAAACGACTACCAGGTTGACGGAACTTACATTGCTCAGTGGGGCTATTCGCCACGTGTTGGCTTTATTGTTCAGGGGAAAGAAGATCATTCGTTTCGTTATTCAGAGCTAAAAATAAACTACAACTACTAA
- a CDS encoding beta-L-arabinofuranosidase domain-containing protein, with protein MKFRTLLLILVFIAGTYALQAQKYTVKPVPFNKVKINDNFWAPRLEAHAHTTLETCITQTQDSTERINNFAKAAGVMEGKHEGIYFDDSDVYKAMEGIAYSLINNPNKKNEDLLDKWIGLIAKAQQPDGYLNTFYTLNHPTERWTDMEKHEMYCGGHMIEAAVAHHKATGKTSFLDVAVKFADYLGTEFGPGKKHWVAGHEEIELALVKLYHETGNKNYLDLSYWILEERGHGHGRGEIWDKQHWGAAYCQDDVPVSEISEIKGHAVRAMYLFTGMADVAAEKDLPGYVAALERVWDDVVNRNMYITGGIGSSGSNEGFSEDYDLPNKTAYCETCASIGMVLWNNRMNLFSNDAKYVDVMERAMYNGVLSGVSLDGDLFYYVNPLESDGDHHRQRWFGCACCPSNISRFVPSVGNYIYLAGENELFVNLYIGNTAEIEVGATKLEVSQKTAYPWDGEIVLNIDPETPAEFAVNMRIPGWCKTFGLSVNGSEMTAKQSDKGYVAVNRKWKKGDKISLNLDMPVEVVAAHPKVTENTGKRAVQRGPVVFCLEQTDQKNIDFDAVAINSDSTFKTKKASGKLKGMTQIESTSGTEKLIFSPYFSWNNREPGKMKVWVNYNE; from the coding sequence ATGAAATTTCGTACGCTACTACTTATATTGGTTTTTATTGCGGGGACTTATGCCCTGCAGGCACAAAAATATACAGTAAAACCTGTACCTTTTAACAAGGTAAAAATTAACGACAACTTTTGGGCTCCACGTTTGGAAGCGCACGCGCACACTACTTTGGAGACGTGTATTACACAAACGCAGGATTCAACCGAGCGCATTAACAATTTTGCAAAGGCGGCCGGCGTAATGGAAGGCAAACACGAAGGAATTTATTTTGACGATTCGGACGTGTACAAAGCCATGGAAGGAATTGCGTATTCGCTCATAAATAATCCGAATAAAAAGAACGAGGATTTGCTCGACAAGTGGATCGGTTTAATTGCCAAAGCTCAACAACCCGATGGTTATTTGAATACATTTTATACGCTGAATCATCCAACAGAACGATGGACCGACATGGAAAAACACGAGATGTATTGTGGCGGACACATGATTGAAGCGGCAGTGGCACATCATAAAGCAACAGGTAAAACATCGTTTTTGGATGTGGCTGTAAAGTTTGCCGATTACCTTGGAACTGAATTTGGCCCCGGTAAAAAACACTGGGTGGCCGGTCACGAAGAAATTGAGCTGGCGCTGGTAAAATTATACCACGAAACCGGCAATAAAAACTACCTCGATTTAAGTTACTGGATTCTGGAAGAACGCGGTCACGGACATGGCCGTGGCGAAATTTGGGACAAACAACACTGGGGTGCTGCGTATTGCCAGGACGATGTGCCGGTTTCTGAAATATCGGAAATAAAAGGACACGCGGTGCGTGCCATGTACTTGTTTACCGGAATGGCAGATGTTGCCGCTGAAAAGGATTTGCCGGGTTATGTAGCTGCTCTCGAACGCGTTTGGGACGATGTGGTGAACCGAAACATGTACATTACCGGAGGAATCGGTAGTTCGGGATCGAACGAAGGATTTTCGGAAGATTACGATCTGCCAAACAAAACAGCGTATTGCGAAACCTGTGCATCAATTGGTATGGTACTTTGGAACAACCGGATGAATCTGTTCTCGAATGATGCAAAATACGTTGATGTGATGGAGCGTGCCATGTACAATGGTGTTTTGTCCGGTGTTTCGTTGGATGGCGATTTATTTTATTACGTCAATCCGCTTGAATCGGATGGCGACCACCATCGTCAGCGTTGGTTTGGCTGTGCTTGTTGCCCAAGTAATATCTCGCGTTTTGTACCATCGGTTGGCAATTACATTTACCTGGCGGGAGAAAACGAACTGTTTGTAAACCTGTACATCGGTAACACCGCAGAAATTGAAGTGGGAGCAACAAAACTGGAAGTAAGCCAAAAAACAGCATATCCCTGGGACGGAGAAATTGTGCTGAATATCGATCCTGAAACTCCTGCCGAATTTGCAGTGAATATGAGAATTCCGGGTTGGTGTAAAACCTTCGGTCTTTCTGTAAATGGCAGTGAAATGACGGCCAAACAATCCGACAAAGGTTATGTAGCCGTAAATCGTAAATGGAAAAAGGGAGACAAAATTTCCCTGAATCTTGATATGCCGGTTGAAGTTGTTGCAGCGCATCCAAAAGTTACTGAAAATACTGGAAAGAGAGCTGTTCAACGCGGCCCGGTTGTTTTTTGTCTTGAACAAACCGATCAGAAAAACATCGATTTTGATGCTGTTGCCATCAATTCTGATTCCACTTTCAAAACAAAAAAGGCCTCCGGAAAATTAAAAGGAATGACTCAGATTGAAAGCACTAGCGGAACAGAAAAATTGATCTTCTCGCCTTATTTCTCATGGAATAACCGCGAACCCGGAAAGATGAAAGTCTGGGTAAATTACAACGAATAA